The Sphingomonas sp. LY54 genome includes a region encoding these proteins:
- a CDS encoding PilZ domain-containing protein: MPLHAYPLHQPGTRLYGGHYQRSTPRASVRIAASLREPAKPSGPVTVTDLSARGCRILTRQRLAPGTIVWLRLPGIESWYATVVWAAGGAVGLDFDRPFHPAVADKLIDTYRTAFPLREWTAEMRRRFG; encoded by the coding sequence ATGCCGTTGCACGCCTATCCGCTCCACCAACCTGGGACCCGCCTTTACGGTGGTCATTACCAGCGCAGCACGCCGCGGGCGTCGGTGCGGATCGCGGCCTCCCTGCGCGAGCCGGCCAAGCCTTCAGGCCCGGTCACCGTCACCGACCTGTCGGCGCGCGGCTGCCGCATCCTTACCAGGCAGCGCCTGGCCCCTGGCACGATCGTGTGGCTCCGCCTCCCCGGCATCGAAAGCTGGTACGCCACGGTGGTCTGGGCCGCGGGCGGTGCGGTCGGCCTCGATTTCGACCGGCCGTTCCATCCGGCGGTCGCCGACAAATTGATCGACACGTACCGGACGGCATTCCCGCTGCGCGAATGGACCGCCGAGATGCGGCGCCGCTTCGGCTGA
- a CDS encoding MarR family transcriptional regulator gives MDAESESHAQGIEYSAQPSLFVLTDGDAATERVRSAAAALGYRIADVAPIDAAVSRLDRQAGLDAVVVEVDRDPGPALDALLDRLEARARSGGHGSVVVAPPALLDAVAARTPHPRIQHLCDPLPHDRIAALALAVAAPPARLHDIRRQQGPVRLQQLSEEIGRIASLLATLSETEAIEPAPRHAGDEEGDHPVGPAEIRAVLRARRMRDRYFNGEFFADPAWDMMLDLLAARLEGQRVAVSSLCIAAAVPPTTALRWIKLMSEHGLFVRSADPQDGRRVYIALSDQAAASLGAYLRAVQRLSPLVI, from the coding sequence TTGGATGCGGAAAGCGAAAGCCACGCCCAAGGAATAGAATATAGCGCGCAACCGAGCCTGTTCGTGCTGACCGACGGGGACGCGGCCACCGAGCGCGTCCGGAGCGCCGCCGCCGCGCTCGGCTATCGCATAGCCGATGTCGCCCCCATCGATGCCGCTGTGTCGCGTCTCGACCGTCAGGCCGGGCTGGACGCCGTCGTCGTCGAGGTGGATCGCGATCCCGGGCCGGCGCTCGACGCTCTGCTCGATCGGCTGGAGGCCCGCGCGCGCTCCGGCGGCCACGGCAGCGTCGTCGTCGCGCCCCCCGCCTTGCTCGATGCGGTGGCCGCGCGAACCCCGCATCCGCGCATCCAGCACCTCTGCGATCCCCTGCCGCACGACCGGATCGCCGCCCTTGCCCTCGCCGTCGCCGCGCCGCCGGCCCGACTGCACGACATACGCCGGCAGCAGGGCCCGGTCCGGCTCCAGCAGTTGAGCGAGGAGATCGGTCGGATCGCCTCCCTGCTCGCAACCCTGTCCGAGACCGAGGCGATCGAGCCGGCACCTCGCCACGCCGGAGACGAGGAAGGCGACCACCCGGTCGGCCCGGCCGAGATTCGCGCCGTGCTGCGCGCGCGCCGGATGCGCGACCGCTATTTCAACGGCGAATTCTTCGCCGATCCGGCGTGGGACATGATGCTGGACCTGCTCGCCGCCCGGCTCGAGGGTCAGCGCGTCGCCGTCTCGAGCCTCTGCATCGCCGCCGCGGTGCCGCCGACCACGGCCCTGCGCTGGATCAAGCTCATGAGTGAGCACGGCCTGTTCGTGCGCAGCGCCGATCCGCAGGACGGCCGCCGCGTCTACATCGCTTTGTCGGACCAGGCTGCCGCCAGCCTGGGCGCCTATCTTCGCGCAGTGCAGCGCCTGTCGCCGCTGGTGATCTGA
- a CDS encoding universal stress protein has translation MKSILLYANEDGGTAARLEAALTLARTYDGHVVCLQATPYDSYILGDPFGGVYALPEVVERVREAEDAHRSRVEAMLPREGLSWEWQRVDGAPVQSLIDRTRLADVVVVSLPPRNDQGKRGTTGMAGDVALHVRAPVLAMPMEARAFDPLGVAAVAWNGSIESAHALRLALPLLARARSVHLITVDGRQHDFAASQARDYLAFHGIGAEVREWPLQEPGIATTLIAAAESLDASYLVMGAYGHSRLREAVLGGATRDLLDSSPIPLVLAH, from the coding sequence ATGAAATCCATTCTGCTCTACGCCAACGAGGACGGCGGCACGGCCGCCCGGCTCGAGGCGGCGCTGACGCTGGCGCGGACCTACGACGGGCATGTCGTCTGCCTGCAGGCGACGCCCTATGATTCCTATATACTCGGCGATCCGTTCGGCGGCGTCTATGCGCTGCCCGAGGTGGTCGAGCGGGTCCGCGAGGCCGAGGACGCGCACCGCTCCCGTGTCGAAGCGATGCTCCCGCGCGAGGGTCTCTCCTGGGAATGGCAGCGCGTGGACGGGGCGCCTGTCCAGTCCCTCATCGACCGCACCCGCTTGGCCGACGTGGTCGTGGTGAGCCTGCCTCCGCGCAACGACCAGGGCAAACGGGGCACGACCGGCATGGCGGGGGACGTCGCTCTGCACGTGCGCGCGCCGGTGCTCGCCATGCCCATGGAGGCCCGGGCGTTCGACCCGCTCGGCGTTGCCGCCGTCGCTTGGAACGGCTCGATCGAAAGCGCGCATGCGCTCCGCCTGGCCTTGCCGCTGCTGGCCCGGGCGCGGAGCGTCCATCTGATCACCGTGGACGGCCGCCAGCACGACTTCGCGGCGAGCCAGGCGCGCGACTATCTCGCGTTCCACGGCATCGGCGCCGAAGTGCGCGAATGGCCTCTCCAGGAACCGGGTATCGCGACCACCTTGATTGCCGCGGCCGAGTCGCTGGACGCCAGTTACCTGGTGATGGGCGCCTACGGCCATTCGCGCCTGCGCGAGGCCGTATTGGGCGGGGCCACGCGCGACCTGCTCGATTCCAGTCCCATCCCGCTCGTATTGGCCCACTAG
- a CDS encoding helix-turn-helix transcriptional regulator, translated as MITRIREVRRAKKMTLQDVADRCEPPTTPQTIGRLETGTRTVSVGWLNRIARALGVEAGDLVKLPDRADIPVAAVLEHDGAHAPRREGVAIPPQAEPGLVAVTVASGIGDYRSGDEIWCHRLTPDEFGRAMNRDLLLPRPAGRFLFGRLIGREEGKLHVLPLGGGQRQLVVADPPWAAVAIRLIRTL; from the coding sequence ATGATCACGCGTATCCGCGAGGTTCGCCGGGCCAAGAAGATGACGCTGCAGGACGTTGCGGACCGCTGCGAGCCGCCGACCACGCCGCAGACGATCGGGCGGCTGGAGACGGGCACGCGCACCGTCTCGGTGGGATGGCTGAACCGGATTGCACGCGCGCTCGGCGTGGAGGCGGGGGATCTCGTCAAGCTGCCCGATCGCGCCGACATCCCGGTGGCGGCGGTACTCGAACATGACGGTGCGCACGCGCCGCGGCGCGAAGGCGTGGCGATTCCCCCGCAAGCGGAGCCCGGGCTGGTCGCGGTCACGGTGGCTTCCGGGATCGGCGACTATCGCAGCGGCGACGAAATCTGGTGCCATCGCCTGACGCCGGACGAGTTCGGCCGCGCGATGAACCGCGACCTGCTGTTGCCGCGGCCGGCTGGGCGCTTCCTGTTCGGGCGGTTGATCGGGCGCGAAGAGGGCAAGCTTCACGTGCTGCCGCTGGGCGGCGGCCAGCGTCAATTGGTGGTCGCGGATCCGCCCTGGGCCGCAGTGGCCATCCGCCTGATCCGCACGCTCTAG
- a CDS encoding DUF6456 domain-containing protein: MAAPKRNRLLAERALPEDGEQRGSSPVRTRRARSVTVNLAESPLAWLRARGHIDERQFAAGEHLRVDWERSQLPPRVTMRWDAPPLARGRGGAPGPADPTEAQLAARRRFEAATAAVGPGLSDVLWRIVCAGEGMRDAERALGWPARAGKLVLGLALDRLADFYRQR; encoded by the coding sequence ATGGCCGCACCCAAACGCAACCGCCTGCTGGCCGAACGCGCACTGCCCGAGGACGGCGAGCAGCGGGGCTCAAGCCCGGTTCGCACGCGCCGCGCCCGCTCGGTGACTGTGAACCTCGCCGAATCCCCGTTGGCCTGGCTGCGCGCACGCGGGCATATCGACGAGCGTCAATTTGCTGCCGGCGAGCATCTGCGCGTCGACTGGGAACGGTCGCAGCTGCCGCCGCGCGTCACGATGCGCTGGGATGCTCCGCCGCTCGCGCGCGGCCGTGGCGGGGCTCCGGGCCCCGCCGATCCGACCGAGGCGCAGCTTGCCGCCCGCCGCCGCTTTGAGGCGGCGACGGCGGCGGTCGGCCCGGGCCTCAGCGATGTTCTGTGGCGCATCGTCTGCGCGGGCGAGGGGATGCGCGATGCCGAGCGCGCGCTCGGCTGGCCGGCGCGCGCCGGCAAGCTCGTCCTCGGCTTGGCCCTCGATCGGCTGGCCGATTTTTACCGCCAGCGCTGA
- a CDS encoding retroviral-like aspartic protease family protein has product MSIRLFCLLASAAALVAPLHAQPVPRPDDSAADVLGYAPDDSQRMTVPVSIGGKGPYRFIVDTGAERTVIARELAHELRLGPGDSTILHSMTEVQETPTVLIPRLEVSRKTVRDIHAPALARAHLGAEGMLGVDSLQAQRVLFDFVRQEMSISPSRVREPRWDSDTIVVTARSRFGHLILVDAAVDGEKVNVILDTGSQVTIGNNALRRKLAKKGKLRFTVPISLLSVTGGVTQADYTAVKKLRLGGVDITDMPIAFAEVHPFRKLKLTDKPALLLGMDALKLFERVSVDFATRKVRLLPPGTAQADQPRRYAGRLVR; this is encoded by the coding sequence ATGAGCATACGGTTGTTCTGCCTCCTCGCGTCCGCGGCGGCGCTCGTCGCGCCGCTTCATGCCCAGCCGGTGCCGAGACCCGATGACAGCGCCGCCGACGTGCTCGGCTATGCGCCCGACGACTCCCAAAGGATGACGGTCCCGGTCAGCATCGGCGGCAAGGGTCCGTACCGGTTCATCGTCGACACGGGTGCCGAGCGGACGGTCATCGCTCGCGAGCTTGCCCACGAGCTCCGCCTTGGCCCCGGCGATAGCACGATTCTGCACAGCATGACGGAGGTGCAGGAGACACCGACTGTCCTGATCCCCCGCTTGGAAGTGAGCAGGAAGACGGTGAGGGATATCCACGCCCCTGCTCTGGCGCGCGCGCACCTCGGCGCGGAAGGCATGCTCGGCGTGGACAGCCTGCAGGCTCAGCGGGTTCTGTTCGATTTCGTGCGCCAAGAGATGTCGATCTCGCCGTCGCGCGTGCGCGAGCCACGCTGGGACTCGGATACGATCGTGGTCACGGCGCGCAGTCGCTTCGGTCATCTGATCCTGGTCGATGCGGCCGTCGACGGCGAGAAAGTGAATGTGATCCTTGATACCGGGTCGCAGGTCACGATCGGCAACAATGCCTTGCGTCGCAAGCTCGCCAAGAAGGGCAAGCTGCGCTTCACTGTCCCGATCAGCTTGCTCAGCGTCACTGGAGGCGTCACTCAGGCGGATTATACTGCGGTTAAGAAGCTCCGGCTGGGCGGCGTCGACATCACCGACATGCCGATCGCCTTTGCCGAGGTGCACCCGTTCCGCAAATTGAAGCTCACCGACAAGCCGGCGCTGCTGCTCGGAATGGACGCCCTCAAATTGTTCGAGCGCGTCTCGGTCGACTTCGCCACCCGCAAGGTACGCCTGCTGCCTCCCGGCACCGCGCAGGCGGATCAGCCGCGCCGTTATGCCGGGCGTCTCGTCCGCTGA
- a CDS encoding aspartate/glutamate racemase family protein codes for MRKLGLIGGMSWVSTAMYYEQINKGVARRLGGLNSAPLIIDSLDFAPVAKLQHDGEWDALAEVLIASARRLEQAGAEGLIIGSNTMHKPFERVSEAVGVPILHIGDVTAARLTKDGVRRAGLLGTRFTMSEPFYRERIEAHGIAVTPPAPAEAREIDRIIYEELTRGQVTRTSQRALKTCLTHMSQARQQAVILGCTELVMLVDTGANVLPVYDTTALHCQAAVEWILAEDAPGATQAEKVASAA; via the coding sequence TTGCGTAAATTGGGATTGATCGGCGGGATGAGCTGGGTCTCGACCGCCATGTATTACGAGCAGATCAACAAGGGCGTGGCGCGGCGGCTCGGAGGGCTGAACTCGGCGCCCCTGATCATCGACAGCCTCGATTTCGCACCCGTCGCCAAGTTGCAGCATGACGGCGAATGGGACGCGCTCGCCGAGGTGCTGATCGCATCGGCACGTCGGCTCGAGCAGGCCGGGGCCGAGGGCCTGATCATCGGCTCCAACACGATGCACAAGCCGTTCGAGCGCGTGTCCGAGGCGGTGGGCGTGCCGATCCTCCACATTGGCGACGTGACCGCGGCGCGGCTGACCAAGGATGGCGTGCGGCGGGCCGGCCTGCTGGGGACGCGCTTCACGATGTCGGAGCCTTTCTATCGCGAGCGGATCGAGGCGCACGGTATCGCCGTCACGCCGCCGGCGCCGGCCGAAGCCCGCGAGATCGATCGCATCATCTATGAGGAACTGACCCGGGGACAGGTGACGCGGACGTCGCAGCGCGCGCTCAAGACCTGCCTCACCCATATGAGCCAGGCGCGGCAGCAAGCGGTGATCCTCGGCTGCACCGAGCTGGTCATGCTGGTTGATACCGGCGCCAACGTGCTGCCGGTCTACGACACGACGGCGCTTCACTGCCAGGCAGCGGTCGAATGGATCCTCGCGGAAGACGCTCCGGGCGCGACGCAGGCCGAAAAGGTGGCAAGCGCCGCCTGA